Proteins encoded by one window of Balneola sp.:
- a CDS encoding FtsX-like permease family protein: MFNLENAVREWHKKLKKHPDLEPGVIEELETHLYDKIDSLKSEGLSEEEAFNRASSEIPGAVSSFASEFSKAKKRPIIKGTKVSFWMLIPNYFKVALRQLYRQKGYSIINILGLAVGIATTILIMMYVKHELSYDTFHTNSDRIYRLINENPTSGQQGIAKVNGPWGVTANENIPEVDNVTRFVFFTTPIVQRGETSNYEVSGFYADASVFDVFGYEMISGDPKTALVNPNSVALTEQVAEIYFPNEDPVGKSLTMDGVEYTVTALLEDIPGNTHISFRYLVSMSSLTHPERDDWIRWNQFYTYLLLAEEATPDVVAQKFQEILPTYISEDALPNYNASLQLISDIHLNSDLFREITANSNIIYVYVFSAIALLILLIACVNFTNLATAKAMNRAREIGVRKSAGALKSTLRAQFLGESIVYTAISSIFAIGLAIAALNLFNQITLQSFTVSDLFDFQLISWILILIVFIGILSGSYPAFLLSAFKPVQSLKGEIKISGSNTVRSGLIVFQFAITTALILATSVVIQQLNYVQNQDLGFDKEQLVILRIRDNSLREQADTFKEELLRNPNIINASISANFPGGTDYGIPSQPEGIPEEQRPPMRVLAVDHEFVETFGMKVAQGRSFSRDITTDAFGSVLINEEAARQLGWENPLDHRISIDAIGFGPAPVIGVLEDFHFRSFREAISPIMLFIPTADWYTYYTIRISPDNVEESLAHIQSTWEKFDPVNPFSSIFFDSYYQGLYYQEQSTQNLLNYSTLLAIIISAIGLFGLASFITEKRTKEIGIRKVLGASVREVVFMMAKQFTKFVAISLLIAIPVAYFGMGKWLESFAYKTNINAITILITAASVFGIAWVSVSYQSIKAALSNPIKSLRSE, from the coding sequence ATGTTTAACCTGGAAAACGCCGTAAGAGAGTGGCACAAAAAACTCAAAAAGCACCCTGATCTTGAACCCGGGGTAATTGAAGAGTTAGAAACACATCTTTATGATAAAATTGACTCGCTAAAATCTGAGGGGTTAAGTGAAGAAGAAGCATTTAATAGGGCTTCCTCTGAAATCCCAGGAGCTGTTAGTTCTTTCGCTTCTGAATTTAGCAAAGCCAAAAAGCGACCTATAATAAAAGGCACCAAAGTTTCTTTTTGGATGCTCATACCTAATTATTTCAAGGTAGCTCTGCGTCAGCTTTACAGGCAAAAAGGATATTCTATAATAAATATTCTGGGACTGGCAGTCGGTATAGCTACTACCATTTTGATAATGATGTATGTAAAGCATGAGCTCAGCTATGATACTTTTCATACTAATTCAGACCGGATTTACAGGCTTATAAATGAGAACCCTACTTCTGGTCAACAGGGTATTGCAAAGGTAAATGGTCCCTGGGGAGTAACTGCAAATGAGAATATTCCGGAGGTAGATAATGTAACCCGATTTGTCTTTTTCACAACTCCCATTGTACAACGTGGCGAAACTTCCAATTACGAAGTTTCTGGGTTCTATGCTGATGCTTCGGTGTTTGATGTTTTTGGGTATGAAATGATTAGCGGTGATCCCAAAACCGCGCTGGTTAATCCGAATTCAGTCGCACTTACTGAACAGGTTGCAGAAATTTACTTCCCTAACGAAGACCCCGTTGGTAAATCACTTACCATGGATGGAGTTGAATATACCGTTACTGCTCTGCTAGAAGACATACCTGGAAATACACATATTTCATTCCGCTACCTGGTTTCTATGTCAAGTCTTACTCACCCGGAAAGGGACGACTGGATACGCTGGAACCAATTTTATACCTATCTCTTACTGGCTGAAGAAGCTACTCCTGATGTAGTGGCGCAGAAATTCCAGGAGATATTGCCAACTTATATTAGTGAGGACGCTTTACCCAACTATAACGCAAGCTTACAGTTGATCTCGGATATCCATCTTAACTCTGATTTATTCAGGGAAATAACTGCCAACTCGAACATCATTTATGTATATGTATTTTCTGCAATTGCCCTTCTGATTCTCCTTATAGCTTGTGTCAATTTCACAAACCTTGCTACAGCAAAAGCTATGAACAGGGCCAGGGAAATAGGAGTAAGAAAATCTGCAGGTGCTTTGAAATCAACTCTACGAGCTCAGTTCCTTGGTGAGTCTATTGTATACACAGCCATTTCTTCAATTTTTGCAATTGGACTGGCTATTGCTGCACTTAATCTTTTCAACCAAATTACCCTACAAAGCTTTACTGTTTCCGACTTATTTGACTTCCAGCTTATAAGTTGGATACTCATTTTAATTGTCTTTATCGGAATCTTATCCGGAAGCTATCCTGCTTTCCTGTTATCCGCATTTAAGCCTGTACAATCTCTGAAAGGAGAAATTAAGATATCCGGGAGCAACACAGTAAGAAGTGGATTAATCGTATTCCAGTTTGCAATTACTACTGCATTGATTCTTGCAACAAGTGTTGTAATTCAACAGCTAAATTATGTACAAAACCAGGATCTTGGTTTCGACAAAGAACAACTGGTTATATTGAGAATCAGAGATAATAGCTTGAGAGAACAGGCTGATACTTTTAAAGAAGAGCTCCTTCGAAACCCTAATATCATTAATGCTTCTATATCAGCAAACTTCCCAGGCGGAACCGATTATGGAATACCAAGTCAGCCTGAAGGGATTCCTGAAGAGCAACGCCCCCCTATGCGAGTACTTGCTGTAGATCACGAGTTCGTTGAAACCTTCGGAATGAAAGTAGCTCAGGGCAGAAGTTTCTCAAGGGATATTACTACCGATGCTTTTGGTTCTGTACTGATAAACGAGGAGGCTGCGAGACAATTAGGGTGGGAAAACCCTCTTGATCACAGGATATCAATCGATGCAATTGGTTTTGGTCCTGCACCGGTAATTGGTGTTCTTGAAGACTTTCATTTTAGGTCGTTTAGAGAAGCTATCTCCCCCATCATGCTATTTATCCCTACAGCTGATTGGTACACCTACTATACCATCCGAATTTCTCCTGATAATGTAGAAGAAAGCCTTGCTCATATTCAAAGTACCTGGGAGAAGTTCGACCCTGTGAACCCTTTCTCCAGCATCTTTTTTGATAGTTATTATCAGGGTTTGTACTACCAGGAACAGAGTACACAAAACTTGCTCAACTACTCCACCTTGTTGGCTATAATTATCTCGGCAATCGGCCTGTTTGGCTTAGCTTCTTTTATCACAGAAAAGAGAACGAAAGAAATTGGTATCCGAAAAGTACTTGGAGCTTCTGTAAGAGAAGTGGTCTTCATGATGGCTAAGCAATTCACAAAATTTGTAGCCATTTCCCTTTTAATTGCTATTCCAGTGGCTTATTTCGGAATGGGTAAATGGCTTGAAAGTTTTGCCTATAAAACGAATATAAACGCTATCACCATTTTAATTACTGCAGCTAGTGTTTTTGGAATAGCGTGGGTATCAGTGAGTTATCAATCCATAAAAGCTGCTTTATCTAATCCAATTAAGAGCTTAAGAAGTGAGTAA
- a CDS encoding PadR family transcriptional regulator: protein MISRELKAASSKPLILSILSRGESYGYEIIQKIEQISGGEWEWSEAMLYPVLHRLDADGLIQSRWAILENGRKRKYYSLTSKGKEALQVEKQRWMKVHNALISLWGPNPKLSFE from the coding sequence ATGATTTCACGAGAACTAAAAGCAGCTTCATCAAAACCATTAATCCTATCCATCTTAAGCAGAGGTGAGAGCTACGGATACGAGATTATCCAAAAAATCGAGCAGATTTCAGGAGGCGAATGGGAATGGTCAGAAGCGATGCTCTACCCTGTTCTCCATCGACTTGATGCTGACGGATTGATCCAATCCAGATGGGCTATTCTTGAGAACGGCCGAAAACGTAAATACTACAGCCTTACTTCAAAAGGTAAAGAAGCACTGCAAGTAGAAAAACAACGCTGGATGAAAGTACATAATGCCCTAATAAGCCTATGGGGGCCTAATCCGAAACTATCATTTGAGTAA
- a CDS encoding AraC family transcriptional regulator: protein MIDRFKRIQVIKEQYTLKFDNCKEEWPIDVQRVYKFVHEHLFESDLNVSIALKQCCISNKNFSGKFKHYVGHGLKNYILHLRIEASKEILGSMEKEENICCAGFEVGFISYSAFSRSFSKAVGMTPKNFKEKIEEN, encoded by the coding sequence ATGATAGATAGGTTTAAGAGAATTCAAGTAATCAAGGAGCAGTACACTTTAAAGTTTGATAATTGCAAAGAAGAATGGCCAATAGATGTGCAAAGAGTGTATAAGTTTGTACATGAACATTTATTCGAATCTGATCTCAACGTATCAATAGCATTGAAACAATGTTGTATATCAAATAAAAATTTCTCGGGTAAATTTAAACACTACGTCGGGCACGGTTTGAAAAACTACATCCTTCATTTAAGGATTGAAGCTTCAAAAGAAATCTTAGGAAGTATGGAGAAAGAAGAAAACATATGCTGTGCTGGTTTTGAAGTTGGCTTTATAAGCTACAGTGCGTTTAGTAGATCATTTTCTAAAGCAGTTGGAATGACACCAAAAAATTTCAAGGAAAAAATTGAGGAGAATTGA
- a CDS encoding purine-nucleoside phosphorylase → MSLPKHVLSIKEVLEEKGFPSKIDAVVILGSGLGSFGGEIENPITVPYSEIPGFPQSTVQGHSGSLIFGTINNKSVLAFSGRFHFYEGYDLEKTVLPVQLAKAFETDKLLISNAAGGINLDFQVGDLMVIDTIMSPAKELNITSGTQLSEIALSVRDIASSLSVPTKKGSYLYVTGPNYETKSEIHAFRFLGGDAVGMSTAPELIEAERLGVKAAAISLITNAAAGVTDQKLDHSEVKDAAEAKKEVFAKLVKGLIEAL, encoded by the coding sequence ATGTCCCTTCCTAAGCATGTATTAAGTATAAAAGAGGTTCTTGAGGAAAAAGGCTTCCCATCAAAAATTGATGCTGTTGTTATTCTGGGGTCGGGGTTGGGAAGCTTTGGCGGTGAAATTGAAAACCCAATTACAGTCCCTTACTCAGAAATTCCTGGCTTTCCTCAATCAACAGTACAAGGGCATTCCGGTTCCTTAATCTTTGGGACTATCAATAATAAATCTGTACTAGCCTTCTCTGGTCGATTTCATTTCTATGAAGGTTATGATTTAGAAAAAACAGTGCTTCCAGTCCAACTAGCAAAAGCTTTCGAAACCGATAAACTACTTATTTCCAATGCAGCCGGAGGCATAAACCTGGATTTCCAGGTCGGTGATCTGATGGTAATCGATACGATTATGAGTCCAGCTAAAGAGTTGAATATCACTTCAGGCACCCAACTTTCTGAAATTGCCCTATCCGTCCGGGACATTGCTTCTTCTTTAAGCGTCCCTACAAAGAAAGGCTCCTACCTCTATGTAACCGGCCCCAACTATGAGACCAAATCAGAAATCCATGCTTTCCGATTTCTTGGAGGAGACGCTGTAGGAATGAGCACGGCTCCTGAGCTTATTGAAGCGGAGCGTTTGGGTGTGAAAGCAGCTGCCATTTCCTTAATCACCAATGCTGCAGCAGGTGTTACTGACCAAAAGCTCGATCATTCTGAGGTAAAAGATGCTGCTGAGGCGAAGAAAGAAGTTTTTGCTAAGCTTGTTAAGGGATTGATTGAAGCGCTATAA
- a CDS encoding PhoH family protein — MEDARTLLELVVQLGDTDPVSLFGLHDQNIRVLDTNFPETKINARGERVKITGPSSEVSLVKEIIEGMIEVAQRKSKVTEDDVNTLIALKSGELQAKERKHPAYTGDGELILYTHKGEAILAKTPGQKRIYKSSAANDIVFAIGPAGTGKTYTSVALAVKALKERRVQKIILARPAVEAGENLGFLPGDLKEKIDPYLRPLYDALEDMIDQEKLNLHLSKNVIEIAPLAYMRGRTLNNAFVILDEAQNATNTQMKMFLTRIGFNSRAIITGDITQTDLPKRQQSGLVSIQKILADIEGIDFVYLRDEDVVRHKLVKDIINAYDRYDEEQEES, encoded by the coding sequence ATAGAAGACGCACGTACATTACTCGAGTTAGTAGTCCAGCTTGGCGATACTGATCCTGTTTCACTTTTTGGTTTGCATGACCAAAACATAAGAGTGCTAGATACCAATTTTCCCGAAACTAAAATCAACGCCCGGGGAGAACGGGTTAAGATAACCGGACCTAGTTCTGAAGTATCTCTTGTTAAGGAAATAATAGAAGGCATGATTGAGGTAGCTCAGCGAAAGTCGAAGGTTACCGAGGACGATGTAAATACCTTAATAGCACTTAAAAGTGGAGAACTCCAGGCGAAAGAGCGTAAGCACCCTGCTTATACAGGGGATGGGGAACTCATTCTTTATACTCATAAAGGAGAAGCCATCCTTGCTAAAACGCCGGGACAAAAGCGGATTTATAAATCTTCTGCCGCCAATGATATTGTATTCGCCATTGGACCTGCAGGTACCGGAAAAACTTATACCTCGGTCGCTTTAGCAGTTAAAGCCCTTAAAGAACGCAGAGTTCAAAAAATCATTCTTGCAAGACCTGCCGTTGAGGCTGGCGAAAATCTGGGCTTTCTTCCTGGAGATTTAAAGGAAAAAATTGACCCTTACCTCCGCCCTCTCTATGATGCTTTAGAGGATATGATTGATCAGGAAAAACTGAACCTTCATCTTTCGAAAAATGTGATAGAGATTGCTCCTCTGGCATATATGAGAGGCCGTACATTAAATAATGCTTTCGTGATTTTGGATGAAGCCCAAAATGCGACAAATACACAAATGAAGATGTTCCTGACAAGAATTGGCTTCAATAGCAGAGCAATTATTACCGGAGACATTACTCAAACCGACCTCCCGAAAAGGCAACAATCAGGACTAGTTTCCATCCAAAAAATTCTGGCAGATATTGAAGGGATCGACTTTGTGTACTTACGAGATGAAGATGTTGTAAGACATAAGCTGGTTAAGGATATCATTAATGCATATGACCGCTACGACGAAGAGCAGGAAGAATCCTAA
- a CDS encoding insulinase family protein, producing MKLSVSSLSIFTFIIVLAGCSGLNEQEFSVDYEKFTLDNGLEVIFHQDDSDPVTAVALTFHVGSSREKEGKTGFAHLFEHLLFLESENLGKGGLDQMSSRIGGSGANGSTSRDRTNYFQTVPNDALEKMIWAEADKLGYFINTVTEAVVAKEKQVVKNEKRQGIDNQPYGHANYVIGKNMYPEEHPYNWQVIGSLEDLQNATLADVKEFYNTWYTPNNATLVIAGDFDPVQAKEWIHKYFDEIPRGIEIEPIEDRPAVLAETKKLYYEDNFARLPELRMYWPGVDLYHPDSYALDILMELLASGKKAPLNKVLIDEKELTSTVFMFSNNSEIAGEVGFITRAFPGTDLNEVHVAVEEAFTRFEEEGFTDADLNRIKAGIETQFYNGLSSVLGKAFNLAQYNIFADDPGYINEDIKKTLAVTREDVMRVYEQYIKGKDFVATSFVPRGQTDLILDGSELASVEEEVIAESGADESFTLPEETDYERTASSFDRTVEPPYGESPTIKIPEIWETELSNGLKVYGIENTELPLVQFELKLKGGLLLDDPDKVGVANLVAEVMTRGTANKTPEELEEAIDDLGASINISSGQQSISITGNTLSRNYSATMALVQEMLLEPRWDETEFDLAKQSTLSQIAAQSANPNSIAANAYNKLIYGEDNILSNNSIGTTESVETITIDDLKSYYESNFSPTLASYMVVGSVNERAVTSALRGIQEGWAAKDVQLPELTFPEAPSESQVYFYDVPNAKQSVIRFGYLAMPVTDENYYPATVMNYILGGGGFASRFTQELREGKGYTYGIGSGFGGSALPGPFTISSGVRTNVTYESAALVKEILEQYPTTFTEQDLETTKSFLLKSNARRFETLGAKLNMVENISDYGWSPNYILEREQIVQDMTIDRISELAGEYANPNRMIYLVVGDAATQMDRLEALGFGKPILISENFREGN from the coding sequence ATGAAATTATCGGTTTCTTCTCTTTCTATTTTCACGTTCATCATCGTCCTTGCAGGTTGCTCAGGATTAAATGAACAGGAATTCTCTGTCGACTATGAAAAATTTACACTTGATAACGGTCTTGAAGTAATCTTCCATCAGGATGACTCCGATCCTGTTACTGCGGTAGCTCTAACTTTTCATGTTGGATCTTCCAGAGAGAAAGAAGGCAAAACCGGTTTTGCTCATTTGTTTGAACACCTCCTATTCTTAGAATCAGAAAACCTGGGTAAAGGTGGTCTTGATCAAATGAGTAGTAGAATTGGTGGTTCAGGTGCCAATGGATCAACAAGTCGTGATCGTACCAACTATTTCCAAACTGTACCCAACGACGCTCTTGAAAAAATGATTTGGGCTGAAGCAGATAAACTTGGGTACTTCATCAACACAGTTACGGAAGCTGTTGTAGCAAAGGAGAAGCAGGTTGTAAAGAATGAAAAGCGCCAGGGAATTGATAATCAGCCTTATGGCCATGCCAATTATGTGATCGGTAAGAACATGTATCCCGAAGAGCACCCATATAACTGGCAGGTGATTGGATCGCTCGAAGATCTGCAAAATGCCACCTTAGCTGATGTAAAGGAATTCTATAATACCTGGTACACACCAAATAATGCTACACTAGTGATAGCCGGAGATTTTGATCCTGTGCAGGCAAAAGAATGGATACACAAATACTTTGATGAAATTCCAAGGGGAATTGAGATCGAACCAATTGAAGATCGACCAGCAGTTCTTGCTGAAACTAAAAAACTTTATTACGAAGATAATTTTGCTCGCCTTCCTGAATTAAGAATGTACTGGCCAGGTGTCGACCTTTACCATCCAGACTCCTATGCATTGGACATTTTGATGGAATTATTGGCTTCTGGTAAAAAAGCTCCACTTAATAAAGTATTGATCGATGAGAAAGAACTTACTTCGACGGTGTTCATGTTCAGCAACAATTCTGAGATAGCTGGTGAAGTTGGTTTTATTACCAGGGCATTCCCTGGTACCGACTTGAACGAAGTACATGTAGCCGTAGAAGAAGCTTTCACCAGGTTTGAAGAAGAAGGGTTTACCGATGCCGATTTAAACAGAATCAAAGCAGGTATTGAAACTCAATTTTATAATGGCCTTTCAAGTGTATTGGGTAAAGCGTTCAACCTTGCTCAGTACAATATTTTTGCTGATGATCCCGGATACATTAATGAAGACATCAAAAAAACCTTAGCGGTTACCCGTGAAGATGTAATGCGAGTTTATGAGCAATACATCAAAGGAAAGGATTTTGTAGCTACCAGTTTTGTCCCAAGAGGCCAAACCGATTTAATTCTTGATGGCTCTGAACTAGCTAGTGTTGAGGAAGAGGTAATCGCTGAAAGCGGTGCTGATGAGTCTTTCACCCTTCCCGAAGAAACTGATTATGAGCGTACCGCTTCTAGTTTCGACCGAACTGTTGAGCCACCATATGGAGAAAGCCCAACGATTAAAATCCCTGAGATTTGGGAAACTGAGCTTTCTAATGGATTGAAAGTTTACGGCATTGAAAACACAGAATTACCGCTCGTTCAGTTTGAGTTAAAGCTAAAAGGAGGCTTGTTGCTAGATGATCCTGATAAAGTAGGGGTAGCTAACCTTGTAGCTGAAGTTATGACCAGAGGAACGGCAAATAAAACTCCGGAAGAATTAGAAGAAGCTATTGATGATCTGGGTGCATCCATAAATATTAGTTCAGGACAGCAAAGCATCAGCATTACTGGTAATACTCTTTCACGAAACTATTCAGCTACAATGGCTCTGGTTCAGGAAATGCTTTTGGAACCTAGATGGGATGAAACTGAGTTCGATTTAGCTAAACAAAGCACTTTAAGTCAAATTGCAGCGCAAAGTGCTAATCCAAATAGTATAGCAGCCAACGCCTATAACAAATTGATTTATGGTGAAGATAACATTCTATCCAATAACTCCATTGGAACTACTGAAAGTGTTGAAACTATCACGATTGATGATCTGAAATCGTATTACGAAAGTAACTTCTCTCCTACTCTTGCTAGTTACATGGTTGTAGGATCTGTAAATGAACGAGCAGTTACTTCAGCACTTCGAGGAATACAGGAAGGTTGGGCTGCGAAAGATGTACAGCTTCCTGAACTTACTTTTCCTGAGGCTCCCTCTGAATCGCAGGTATATTTCTATGACGTACCTAATGCAAAGCAATCCGTAATCCGTTTTGGTTACCTGGCTATGCCCGTTACCGACGAAAATTATTACCCTGCTACAGTTATGAATTATATCCTGGGTGGCGGTGGCTTTGCTTCAAGATTTACCCAGGAACTTCGAGAAGGAAAGGGATACACATATGGAATTGGATCAGGATTTGGTGGTTCTGCCCTTCCAGGTCCATTTACCATTAGTAGTGGAGTACGAACTAATGTTACCTACGAATCAGCGGCTTTGGTCAAAGAAATTCTGGAGCAGTATCCAACTACTTTTACCGAACAGGATCTTGAAACCACTAAGAGTTTTCTATTAAAGAGTAATGCCCGTCGATTTGAGACCTTAGGTGCAAAACTGAATATGGTCGAAAACATCTCAGATTATGGATGGAGTCCGAATTACATCCTGGAAAGAGAACAAATAGTTCAGGACATGACCATTGATCGTATTTCGGAACTTGCAGGAGAATATGCCAATCCAAATCGAATGATCTATTTAGTGGTTGGAGATGCCGCTACTCAAATGGATAGATTGGAGGCTCTTGGTTTTGGTAAACCAATTTTAATAAGCGAGAATTTTAGAGAAGGAAATTAA
- a CDS encoding MBL fold metallo-hydrolase, whose amino-acid sequence MTATTKSRKNPNLSTNQTYVAALYEGTFSVGLDRIFNRIPKDGQPAKGALKISLNPFLIVTPDRNILFDCGIGEFGEDTGPHFIRKNLEEHGLTEFDITDVFLSHLHYDHIGGLANKENGYWELTFPDAKIWTSEKDWERATAKEVWYDEEKTEFLSFVDARADIHFLNEQDQPYPEISVEKIGGHTEHHLVLLFNDGTNKFLQAGDVIATRSQINRKFAAKYDFDPQTSQAQRERLAKLAFDEGYIVLGFHDDQDPIVKITGYDEKTGYQTEALESYVPS is encoded by the coding sequence ATGACCGCTACGACGAAGAGCAGGAAGAATCCTAATTTGAGTACAAATCAAACATACGTTGCAGCCCTCTATGAAGGAACTTTTTCTGTAGGCCTTGATCGAATATTCAATCGCATCCCAAAAGATGGTCAACCAGCGAAAGGCGCACTTAAAATCTCACTTAACCCCTTCCTGATTGTTACTCCAGATAGGAATATCCTTTTTGATTGTGGGATAGGCGAATTTGGTGAGGATACCGGACCGCATTTTATTCGAAAGAATCTTGAAGAGCATGGACTCACCGAGTTTGACATAACCGATGTTTTCTTGAGTCATCTTCATTATGACCATATTGGTGGGTTAGCAAATAAGGAGAACGGGTACTGGGAACTCACTTTCCCCGATGCAAAAATATGGACTTCTGAAAAAGATTGGGAAAGAGCTACCGCAAAAGAGGTATGGTATGATGAGGAGAAAACGGAATTTCTTTCCTTCGTTGATGCACGGGCAGATATACACTTTTTGAATGAACAAGACCAACCTTATCCAGAAATCTCTGTTGAAAAGATTGGCGGTCATACTGAACATCACTTAGTTCTTCTTTTTAATGATGGAACCAACAAATTCCTTCAGGCTGGAGATGTCATAGCAACCCGGAGTCAGATCAATAGAAAATTTGCTGCTAAATATGATTTTGATCCTCAAACCAGTCAGGCTCAAAGAGAGAGGTTGGCCAAACTTGCTTTTGATGAAGGCTATATCGTCCTTGGATTTCATGATGACCAGGATCCCATTGTTAAGATTACGGGGTATGACGAAAAAACTGGTTATCAAACCGAAGCACTAGAATCTTATGTCCCTTCCTAA
- a CDS encoding DUF3109 family protein, with translation MIKVQDTIIADDVATAKFACDLPRCKGACCVVGDAGAPVSKDEVPILHKAYRLLKDELRPEAVEVADREGVVIGSKEKGYEISCVGGAECVFVNYDEHDVAYCTIQKAYFEGRFNWEKPLSCHLFPVRLKKIAGFDYANFEYVPNICSPACEKGKEEGTYLAEFLEAPLVRRYGQDWYDEFIAACEYVRSKEEE, from the coding sequence ATGATCAAAGTACAGGATACCATAATAGCGGATGATGTAGCAACAGCAAAGTTTGCTTGTGACCTTCCTCGATGCAAGGGAGCTTGCTGTGTAGTTGGTGACGCTGGTGCCCCGGTTTCTAAAGATGAAGTACCTATACTCCACAAAGCTTATCGACTTCTAAAAGATGAATTGCGACCTGAAGCGGTAGAAGTAGCTGATCGGGAAGGGGTTGTAATAGGCTCCAAAGAAAAGGGATATGAAATCTCATGTGTGGGTGGGGCTGAATGTGTATTTGTGAATTATGATGAACATGATGTCGCCTATTGTACTATTCAAAAGGCTTATTTCGAAGGTCGCTTTAATTGGGAGAAACCTCTGAGTTGCCATCTTTTTCCTGTTCGATTGAAAAAAATTGCTGGGTTTGACTACGCTAATTTCGAATATGTACCAAATATTTGTTCTCCTGCATGTGAGAAAGGTAAGGAGGAAGGTACTTATCTGGCTGAGTTTCTTGAGGCTCCGTTAGTAAGGAGATACGGTCAGGATTGGTACGATGAGTTTATTGCTGCTTGCGAATATGTAAGGTCAAAAGAGGAGGAGTAA
- a CDS encoding cupin domain-containing protein, which produces MQNRVNELIEKLELSQHVEGGFFKETYRSEGSISEGSLSEEFEGSRNYSTGIYFLLTSDTFSAFHRIKQDEMWHFYEGSPLTIHMIDERGKYSFHRLGLELGDQQSPQFTVPRGYWFAAEVEDPNSYTLIGCTVSPGFDFSDFELADRKNLIESFPSHEQIINRLTRF; this is translated from the coding sequence ATGCAAAACAGGGTTAATGAGCTCATCGAAAAGCTCGAACTTTCCCAACATGTAGAAGGCGGTTTCTTTAAAGAAACCTACAGAAGTGAAGGAAGCATATCCGAAGGAAGCCTTTCAGAAGAATTCGAAGGATCTCGAAATTATTCTACCGGCATTTACTTCCTTCTCACTTCGGATACCTTTTCTGCATTCCATCGAATCAAACAGGATGAGATGTGGCACTTCTACGAAGGTTCTCCATTGACTATCCACATGATTGATGAGCGAGGTAAGTATTCATTTCATCGATTAGGCCTCGAATTGGGGGATCAACAATCTCCTCAGTTTACAGTTCCCCGGGGGTATTGGTTTGCTGCTGAGGTTGAAGACCCAAATAGCTACACCCTGATTGGATGCACTGTTTCCCCTGGTTTTGATTTCTCTGATTTTGAGTTAGCTGACAGAAAAAATCTAATCGAATCCTTCCCCTCCCATGAACAAATTATAAATCGACTTACCAGGTTTTGA